From Fibrobacter sp. UWB16, one genomic window encodes:
- a CDS encoding Rne/Rng family ribonuclease, whose translation MANKCKRGILISKTPYEKRIAIMEDGELAELVVEGVSSNRVLGNIYKGVVQKVLPALKAAFIDIGLEKAGFLHQEDAMDRNELLRREYGDDDDEGDASKEISIDEILQEGQEIMVQVVKEPISTKGARLTTHLSFAGRFLVCMPGTNFVGVSKRERDPVKRREFKKVVRRLKGRDVGYIVRTNGLNESEFEINKQMRELESKWEQTKYNFETMPPETCIYEESDSIEQTVREYFGDNTDYVYIDNRDEYFALRDYLKVLSPDKLDKVKLWSSSESLFEYFKIENDYARSLQRQVPLPRGGNLVIEQTEALVSIDVNTGPKVHGKDQGKIILETNLDACHEIAKQLRLRDVGGLIIIDFIDMETDEDREAVYQEFRKAIRRDKAPISPAPISQFGLMEVTRKRVRVNLMTEKTECCPVCNGSGRIATLESTLGMIDRWLARAHTKGRLREVTLVVSAPVIDVLCKDLNRMFNYLEYKHNIKISLVEDEYAHINQFWMYDKNNEDITDLYNFA comes from the coding sequence ATGGCAAATAAGTGTAAGCGCGGAATCTTGATTAGCAAAACACCGTACGAAAAGCGCATCGCGATCATGGAAGATGGCGAACTTGCGGAATTGGTTGTTGAAGGTGTTTCCTCTAATCGAGTTCTGGGCAATATTTATAAGGGTGTCGTTCAGAAGGTGCTCCCCGCACTCAAGGCGGCATTCATTGACATTGGTCTTGAGAAGGCTGGCTTTTTGCATCAGGAAGACGCCATGGACCGCAACGAACTGTTGCGCCGCGAATATGGTGACGATGATGATGAAGGCGATGCCTCTAAGGAAATTTCGATCGACGAAATTCTTCAGGAAGGCCAAGAAATCATGGTGCAGGTGGTCAAGGAACCGATTAGCACCAAGGGTGCTCGTTTGACGACACACTTGAGCTTTGCTGGCCGCTTCCTGGTCTGCATGCCGGGTACAAATTTCGTCGGCGTCTCCAAGCGTGAACGCGATCCGGTCAAGCGCCGCGAGTTCAAGAAGGTCGTGCGCCGCCTCAAGGGTCGCGACGTGGGCTACATCGTCCGCACCAACGGCCTCAACGAATCCGAATTCGAAATCAACAAGCAGATGCGCGAACTCGAAAGCAAGTGGGAACAGACGAAGTACAACTTCGAAACCATGCCGCCCGAGACCTGCATCTACGAAGAATCCGATTCCATCGAACAGACGGTTCGCGAATACTTCGGCGACAACACGGACTACGTGTATATCGACAACCGCGACGAGTACTTTGCTCTCCGCGATTACCTGAAGGTTCTCTCTCCGGATAAGCTCGACAAGGTCAAGCTCTGGAGCTCTAGCGAAAGCTTGTTCGAATACTTCAAGATTGAAAACGACTACGCTCGCTCCTTGCAGCGTCAGGTCCCGCTTCCGCGCGGTGGCAACCTCGTTATCGAACAGACCGAAGCTCTCGTCTCTATCGACGTGAACACCGGTCCGAAGGTTCATGGCAAGGACCAGGGCAAGATCATTCTCGAGACAAACCTCGATGCTTGCCACGAAATCGCAAAGCAGCTGCGTCTCCGCGATGTGGGCGGCCTCATCATCATCGACTTCATCGATATGGAAACCGATGAAGACCGCGAAGCCGTCTATCAGGAATTCCGCAAGGCAATCCGCCGCGACAAGGCCCCGATTAGCCCGGCCCCGATCAGCCAGTTCGGCCTCATGGAAGTCACCCGTAAGCGCGTCCGCGTGAACCTGATGACCGAAAAGACCGAATGCTGCCCGGTTTGCAACGGCAGTGGCCGCATTGCAACGCTCGAATCGACGCTCGGCATGATCGACCGCTGGCTCGCCCGCGCCCATACCAAGGGCCGTCTCCGCGAAGTCACCCTCGTCGTGAGCGCTCCGGTCATCGATGTGCTTTGCAAGGACTTGAACCGTATGTTCAACTATCTGGAATACAAGCATAACATCAAGATTTCCCTTGTGGAAGATGAATATGCCCACATCAACCAGTTCTGGATGTACGACAAGAATAACGAAGACATCACGGACCTGTACAACTTCGCATAA
- a CDS encoding M23 family metallopeptidase, which produces MFSPVQIVENLSNGNLMDVYHQNSVIKDEIKKIRTVVDTTILKVEETRVVRDSTLKLGGLGFTLENVPEDESPKKNLHAMRSTFRKTLNKLEADSALAAHVPVLHPLKNHHDIKARFEMVFDAFTDQELPHRGVDFLAAEGDTVYAPGAGTVVEVRKHRGFGLSMKIEHMEHVKTFYAHLGETLVKQGAKVRRGDPIALIGKSGLQSSLGLHYEIRVNGTPVNPEDYFITK; this is translated from the coding sequence ATGTTCTCGCCAGTGCAAATTGTGGAGAATTTGTCTAACGGCAACCTGATGGATGTCTATCACCAGAATTCGGTCATCAAGGACGAAATCAAGAAAATCCGTACCGTGGTCGATACGACGATTTTGAAGGTTGAAGAAACACGTGTTGTCCGCGATAGTACACTCAAATTGGGTGGCCTTGGTTTCACGCTTGAAAATGTTCCTGAAGACGAGTCTCCGAAAAAGAATTTGCATGCAATGAGGTCTACATTCCGCAAGACGCTGAACAAGCTTGAGGCTGATTCTGCGCTTGCCGCGCATGTCCCGGTGTTGCATCCGCTCAAGAATCATCACGATATCAAGGCTCGTTTTGAAATGGTTTTCGATGCGTTCACGGATCAGGAACTCCCGCACAGAGGTGTGGACTTTTTGGCTGCTGAAGGCGATACGGTCTACGCGCCGGGTGCCGGTACTGTTGTCGAGGTTCGCAAGCATCGTGGCTTTGGGCTTTCGATGAAGATTGAGCACATGGAACATGTGAAGACATTCTATGCGCATCTCGGTGAAACGCTTGTGAAGCAAGGCGCTAAAGTTCGCCGTGGCGACCCGATTGCTCTCATTGGCAAGAGCGGGCTTCAGTCGAGTCTCGGCCTGCATTACGAAATCCGCGTGAACGGAACGCCTGTCAACCCGGAAGATTACTTTATTACAAAATAG
- the dnaN gene encoding DNA polymerase III subunit beta, with the protein MKFTIQKNVLQDALQAAISAVPNKSTIQILNNFSLRLEGNFLEVSATDLDLGIRVKVEVQGERDGAVVINARKLFDQVKSLVDPSITNITFDAQDYLVKIQWSERGKASIIGFDANDFPPFPEIENGETLNIAASELAFLAEKTLFATSTDSTRLSLNGVFLEAKDGKISMVATDGHRLGRAAIDQEGAELSNGVIIPHKALQHILHMAKGDSTVEVRTSATHILFNTGSIQVISKLYEGPYPSYRSVIPQQFERTAQANTTEFQNKIRSVISMANARTRKIRLQFDGNILELSATDPDVGGDSREALAITHNGEGSFCIGFNGQFLAEILGMCKSEEVIMKMNNPLGACIIEPVGENMNFSFLLMPTHLTDN; encoded by the coding sequence ATGAAGTTCACTATCCAGAAGAATGTTTTGCAGGATGCACTGCAAGCGGCAATTAGCGCCGTTCCGAACAAGTCCACCATCCAGATCCTCAACAACTTTTCGCTCCGCCTCGAAGGCAACTTCCTCGAAGTGAGCGCTACAGACCTCGACCTCGGTATCAGGGTCAAGGTGGAAGTGCAGGGCGAACGTGATGGCGCAGTCGTCATCAACGCACGCAAGCTGTTCGATCAAGTGAAGAGCCTCGTGGACCCGAGCATCACGAACATCACTTTTGACGCACAGGATTACCTGGTGAAGATCCAGTGGAGCGAACGCGGTAAGGCAAGCATCATCGGCTTTGACGCGAACGACTTCCCGCCGTTCCCGGAAATTGAAAATGGCGAAACATTGAACATCGCCGCAAGCGAACTTGCATTCCTCGCCGAAAAGACATTGTTTGCAACATCTACCGACTCCACACGCTTGAGCTTGAACGGCGTGTTCCTCGAAGCAAAGGACGGCAAGATTTCCATGGTCGCAACAGACGGTCACCGTTTGGGCCGCGCCGCCATCGACCAGGAAGGCGCAGAACTTTCGAACGGCGTCATCATCCCGCACAAGGCTTTGCAGCACATCCTGCACATGGCTAAGGGCGATTCCACGGTTGAAGTCCGCACGTCTGCAACGCACATCCTCTTCAACACGGGTTCCATCCAGGTCATCTCGAAGCTCTACGAAGGACCGTATCCGAGCTACCGCTCTGTGATCCCGCAGCAGTTCGAACGTACCGCACAGGCCAACACCACGGAATTCCAGAACAAGATCCGCAGCGTGATTTCTATGGCCAACGCTCGCACCCGCAAGATCCGCTTGCAGTTCGACGGTAACATCCTCGAACTCAGCGCAACGGACCCGGATGTCGGCGGCGATTCTCGCGAAGCACTCGCTATCACGCACAACGGCGAAGGCAGCTTCTGCATTGGCTTTAACGGCCAGTTCCTCGCAGAAATCCTCGGCATGTGCAAGAGCGAAGAAGTCATCATGAAGATGAACAATCCGCTTGGCGCTTGCATCATCGAGCCGGTTGGCGAGAACATGAACTTCTCGTTCTTGTTGATGCCGACGCACCTCACCGACAACTAA
- a CDS encoding tRNA 2-thiocytidine biosynthesis TtcA family protein — protein sequence MSSQIRKRVNKKITKAIHDFNLIEDGDRVLIATSGGKDSSVLLMELAARLGKFGPKCELAAIHIQSDFADKAPREFLQRMAEEYPQVPFYFKDVAVEARLKEGRKLNCYWCSTQRRTELIKFASENNFNKIALGHHMDDIVETLLMNMLYKGEFSGMPPMVPYEKYPCSIIRPLCYCEESEIIAYAEDADIRKFTCTCEFSKASHRKTIREEIKSLTKGSSTLKANLFESMRNIRMDYLL from the coding sequence ATGTCGAGTCAAATACGCAAGAGAGTCAATAAGAAAATCACGAAAGCTATTCACGACTTCAATTTGATTGAAGACGGAGACCGCGTGCTCATTGCCACAAGCGGTGGCAAGGATTCAAGCGTGTTGTTGATGGAGCTCGCCGCGCGACTCGGCAAATTCGGGCCAAAATGCGAACTTGCCGCCATCCACATCCAAAGCGATTTTGCAGACAAGGCCCCCCGCGAATTTTTGCAACGAATGGCAGAAGAATACCCGCAAGTGCCATTTTACTTTAAGGATGTCGCCGTAGAAGCGCGCCTCAAGGAAGGTCGCAAGCTCAATTGCTACTGGTGCAGCACGCAGCGCCGCACGGAACTCATCAAGTTCGCAAGCGAAAACAACTTCAACAAGATTGCACTCGGCCACCACATGGACGACATCGTCGAAACGCTTTTGATGAACATGCTATACAAGGGCGAGTTCAGCGGCATGCCGCCCATGGTGCCATACGAAAAGTACCCGTGTAGCATTATCCGCCCGCTCTGCTACTGCGAAGAAAGCGAAATCATCGCCTACGCCGAAGACGCAGACATTCGCAAGTTCACCTGCACCTGCGAATTCTCGAAAGCAAGCCACCGCAAGACCATCCGCGAAGAAATCAAGAGCTTGACGAAAGGAAGCTCCACGCTAAAAGCTAATTTATTCGAAAGCATGCGAAATATTAGAATGGATTATTTATTGTAA